In Meles meles chromosome 2, mMelMel3.1 paternal haplotype, whole genome shotgun sequence, the sequence GAGGCTCAGCTCGGACTGAAGCAacagatagagaaagagatcttCTGTTCGCAGTCCCCAAAACGGGGCAGATGTGTCCCTCTTGGCGGAGATGTCCAGTTGCCCTGGTCACATCCTGGGGCCATTTTCCTTTCTAGCTTTTCCTGAGTGTCCGCCCTGCTGGCTTCTGTTCTGCTGCACCCAGCAGGCTTCCGTCAGCGTCCCCCTCTGTGTCCGCTTAGGGCTGTTCTCCATTCCAGTCCATTCTCCATTCCAGTTAGGAATACAGCCCTTTGCCTTGAATGCCTGGAAACTAAAGGGGTGATTTTGAGTCTTAGGACAAGAGTCTCAGGAAAGTACTAAAACAGTTTTGAGCTTGGGCTGAGGACTCAGATATCCTGAGTAACATGACTTAGTTTCTGAGAtctatttccttatctataaaatggggataatattaaTTAACTTTAATAATGTATTCTATTTTATTCGAAATAGCCGGTTTATAATTTCAACATATAATCAGTAATAAAATAACTACTGAggattttccattcttttagtttatattaagtcctttttttttttttaagattatttatttatttatttgacagacggagatcacaagtaggcagagaagcaggcagagagaggaggaagcaggctccctgctgagcagagagcctgatgcggggctggatccaaggaccctgggatcatgacctgagctgaaggcaggctttaacccactgagccacccaggcgcccctatatcaaGTCTTTAAAATCCAAGGtaggacaccttggtggctcagatggttaagcgtctgcctttggctcaggtcatcatcccagggtcctgggatcaagtcctgtatcagcctccctactcagcggggagcctgcttctccctctgcctctctctctctgtctctcataaataaataaataaaatcttttaaaaatataaaataaaatccaatgtATGTCTTATATGTATTAGCACATTTCAGTGTGCACTGGCCATGCTTGCAATGCTCGGTAGCTAGTGGCTGCTGTATTAGTCAGTGCTGTCTTAGTGAATTCGTATAAAACACAGTGCCTAGTTCCTACTTAGCATTGAACAGATGTTGGCAAAATTATTGTTACtcatttaaaacatcaaaaattgGGTGGCCAGATATTTGTACTGCCTGTTTGCATATACAGCCACATGGTGAGAGGCCTCAGATCTGCTGTGGTTTTTTACGCCCCCCCTTCCACCTTTTCCAAAGGAACGAAGAGTTGACTTTAAGTGTTCTTCCCCGTTGCCTGGAAGTTGGCCTCAAGGTATCAGAATGAGGTCAGTTTTGTGGTTTACGGTCAACTTTTCTTCTAGAGGTGGGAAAGGGGAAACTCAGCTAGCCTCTAGTGCTGCGTGCCTGTCTCTGTTTTTTGGCTCTTTTCTGTTTAATTACTTGAAGCTGGAACAActcaattttaaaacaaaacatatggGCTGAGAGTAATTGGGAGGACATTTGCTAGTGATGTAGCAGCAAAGGTATGCAGTTGAGGCCCCGGCCGGACCGCTTGCTTAGGTATCCGGTGCTTTCCTTCGTTTCACTGTGTTTTGTCTTCAAATTCTTAAACCTTGTTTGGAGAGTCACAGTTAAAGCAGGAAGTCTTAGAGCAAGATTGTAGAGGAAATTGCCCATGAGTCTTCTTTAAATTctgattctttccccctctcctcttGGTGGAAAATCACTGGTTTCTAGTCTGTTTCTATGATTTGTGAAGGAAAAGGGGTTTTCCAAGTGCCCAGAAGAGAGGAGAGCTTCATACAAAGAGGAGAAAGTTGGCTCACCATTGAAATTTCTCTGTTCTTCCAGGTTACTCTGTGTCTGACCTGCACAGGGGAATTTCTGTTCTACAACCAGTCCTTGTGTGAAGGCAAGGTTCTCATTGTCTTACCTCTTCAAGTCCACTTTGCCTGCTGGGCGGAGGAATATATGATGTCCTCGTCCTGTTATGTGTAATTCTAATCTAAATGCGTCTACTTTCTACCCCATGGGGGCAAATGGGAAATTTTGGGGACTGGTAAGAATGCGTAGTTTGATGTCAGTCTCCTCTTGGTTCCCATCTCTGCTGCATCATTCAGTAGTGGTTGAAACCCAAAGAATGAAAGCTTCATTCTTCCCTTTCTTAAAATGGGGTTAATGACAGTGCCTATTCCACAATAAAATTGTGGTGAAGCTTAAAAGAGACAGTGCAGGCAAAGCACTAATGGGCACAGTGCCTGTCCagtaataagaaataaatgttagtgGTTAGACAGGAGCCTTCCATGGGAACCTGTTCTCCGGGAGGAACAGAGTTGACTGTGATGTTCTCGGCCAGGCCATCCCACCCATCGCTAAAGGTGACGGTGTTGGGGTACTGCATCAGGGAAGGTGGTTGACTAGTGTCCACGAAGAGCTTCTGATGTGAGAAGGCGAGGCTTTTCACTGGGAGGAGTTTCACATCAGTTGGTGTGAAGTCAAGCACTCTGTGATTTCGAGGTCTGATGGGATGCTGTGTCTGCCCTTCTGGCTTGTTACCGCATTGAGCCTAGGACCTCTACATACAAAAGTAACATGCTGAATTGCTCTGCTTTTGTACTAGAGTCCCGAGTATCTTGGAGTCATTTGGGGGACTGGTGCATTTGTTGTTTTCCATCAGAAACATAAAGGGGCACTCTGACTGGGGCTGTAGAGGGACCAACCATCGTTTTCCGTTGGGACGTTCACAACGACTCTTTCTAAACCCTTTCCAAACCTctgagagcaagagcaggaagaAAGGGGTCTTCTGTTTTTGTCAAATCAAGGACGTGCTGCAGCTTCTGTGTCCAGGGGTTCCGAATGTGTTGGATGTAGTTCACTACAGAGTCTGATAATTGGCAGGGGATTTGGGAAATTCTGCTTCTAAAAACGCAACCAGATTTTTCAGGGCAGTCagccttcttttttgttttgttttgttttttttccccagtcctgcctttcccctctgcccttggtgtcccccccagcccccagcctccctTGGGTTGATGAGCTGATGCCCACAATGGGTCAGCTCCCCCGGCTGCGAATGAAGACCTCTCCAGGTGGACGGCTCTCGGATTTCCCCAGAACGGCAAAGAAGAACCACCCGCACACCCGTCTTCTCTCTGCGGCCCTCTCAGTGTGCAGCTTCCCTGACATTTAACTTAATCAAGATGTTAGTAAAATAAACAGGGTGCGCTGCTGCTGTCAGATTGAAACTGCTCGTTAACCTGCCCGCTCTCCTTTCGCTTCAGTGTTTGGGAAGGAAATTCCGAGTTGCTCTTGGTAATGAGGATGAGGAATAAGATGTGTCTTTGCTCATGGCCAATTACACCCAGTCCTGACCACTGTGCTCTGAGGGGGTGGACAGCCCTGTACGATGTGTCATCAAAGATAGGACACCCTGATTACAAGACCTGCTATTATTTTAGgtaaggtcaaagggagaagacTGAGATACCATCGATTTTAAGACCTGTCTTGATTTCAGACGTGTTAAAACGTGGACGGAAATGTGTATCCCTGAGCAGATGGAATACAGTGACAGCTAAGTACAGTAGGGAGTCCCCCTGGGTACTgcttgctccccccacccaagCACAGGTCAGGGGCAGCACTGTGGGGGTGTTTTTGGGGAGAGGCGACAGCTCTGCGGTGGGTGCCCCTTTATCTCACTGTGGTGTTTGTGTGCTCCCGGGTATACGCGAAGTTACGCACTGAGGGGAGACCAGGCCGAACTGTAGAAGCCCTTCTCAAGGACGATAGAAGTCATTTAAGTTTCTGAAAAATGGAAGAATCCAGGACTTTTCTTTGGGTCACGTTGGACTTTGTAAGATTCATGTTACCTTTGGAAGAAGTGGTAAAGAGTGTGGCGTCTGCCTGCCTTCTTCTTGGCCCATTCCCAGCGGCGTGTGATGTTGTAGAGAGGATCACCGGCTTTTTTCTGTTCGTGTCCCTCATACTCCATTTTCTAGTGAACACCGGGCTTGGATTTATAGGGGCAGGAACTATGCCCTCTCCTACACTGAAAGGCAGCCTTAGACATTATTAATAACTTCGGTTTTACTCAAGGTTCTACCTAATTATTATCCTTCATAATATCAGACTTTGAAGCACCTGCATATTCCAAcccttctttttaaataacttaaaattttttttgtttttctagctttattgagatagaatcgACAGATAAgattataagatatttaaagagtacaacatgatgattcgatacatatatatgttgtgAAGGGGTTCCCCACCCTTGAGGTAGCACATCCATGACCTTACGGTTACCTTTCGGTGTGTGACATCATTTCCGTTCCCTTAGCGGAAGTTACCAACTGAAGTCATGGTGTTTACATTACATCCTCCGACCGTATTCATCTTACAACATGTACCCTTTTGCTAACCTTTCAGTATttcccccctgcccctggcaaccacggttttattctgtttctgtgagttcaatttctttatttagaGTCCACATGTAAATGATACCATGTGGTATGTATCtcctctgtctggcttattttactttgCATAAAGCCCTCtgggttcatccgtgttgttacaaatgacaggatttccttcttttctaaggcTGATTCCTATACCATGGTTTCTTTACTCAGTCCTTCTTCATGCTTAATGTTAATTAAGGTGattatggtatttctttttctgtcaaaaaCAGAAAACTCTTGTCAGAGTTTAGACAAGAGTATTTCTCAGCCTGGTAAAGTGACAAAAGAATGGGTTGAGaactttatttgtatttgtattagtAAAAACATAGCATTTACCCTTAGACTTAacacccttttttttctttctttctttcagtttttgggAATAGCATTTCTTGGAATTGGCCTGTGGGCGTGGAATGAAAAAGTAAGTTGATGCACCCATTTTGGTTGCTAGAGGTTGCACATTATTCTACACTTTGTCTCCTTTTCCTCTGACAGCTGCAGACTATAAAGAAACATGGTTCTTTCATGAAAGAAAGTGTTCTTGGAAGATAATGTTATAGTTCTAAGGCTCCTTAGGAATAAAGACGAAATCATTCATTATATCATAATAATTACAAAAGTAACAATACATGTGCATAACAGAGATCGTGTGTTGAAATTATGTCAGTTAGCTGGAAGTAACCTATTTTTGTGGAACACTTCATCACTCTGGCACAAGAATTTCAGTAATGCTTATAAATGTTACCAAACCACCTgcagccttctctctctctttctctctctcttttaaagattacTCAGGccataaagattatttttctttttggtgtgagCATTATATAATGAGCTATTAGCATGTTGTATGAAAGAAGCTAGATctaattcatttttgaaaatcaGATAAACTTCACGTTAATACTAAAGAATGTGACTACTTGTCTACTGATTGAAAGTATTCAGGAATGTTCAGAATTTATGAGCAAATCCAACATACAGTATTTATGATTATAATATTTATGTCTTTATGAGCAAATATAGTATTTCTTAGGAATTATTTCCTCAATATTTCCTAGGAAATAGTCTGGAAATATGGAGGAGCATATTCTAGGCTATGGTGAAGACACAATGTTCTGGACAATTGATGCTCTACACAACACGCTCATGACCCCACCACCCTGTGTCCAGTTCTCTCTGCCTTACTTCCCCTCTGTACCTTTTAATTGTTTTTTGACAAGTTCTACTGAGACCAGGTACTAGAATTCAAAAATTAACATGAactgcttttttcttccttctttgggaGTGGAATCCTTGACAGCATTTTATCTCCCACCTTGAGGGAATGAGggagtgggtggatgggtgaaaaCTCACAGACACAGAGCTTAGCTTCAGTTTTCCAGAAGACCTGTCTGTTATCCCTTCGGTATTTCTTCTTTTGACCTCGACCAAACAGACATAATTTGATATCTAGAAACTTTTATGTTGAATACTCGTCATCTTTTGGAAAAGTGAATCAGTCCCCTTTTTGGCTCATAGATTTGTATTGGTGGAATCTCAGAAATGTTACTTTTAGAAGCCTTCTGATTGATTAATGATGGATAACGCAGCTTTTTATAATCCTCCTTTAATAAGAGTCCATTTCTATCTGATTTAAAAAGATGTTGGAAGGCATTAAATGAACTAATTGTCTATTGTAGCAATAAACAGCCCATTGGtaattttgaaggttttttttttctctttgtgaaataTAATTACCTTCTTGTTTCATCAGTTGCCCCAAAGGTCTCTTCTGTGataaaatcacaaaattctaAAGCTGGAAGggtcacacacacaaatatcagAGCAAGGGGGTACTGCGGTCCCTATGTTGGGGGGAAACAGCAGACCCCTCTTTGTCAAGGCCACTGCCAGTAAATGGAAAGTTACACTGGAGAGCTGAAGTTACTTGGCCAGTTACCCAGCTACTGTGGAGCAGCTCTGTGAGCCGGGACCAAGTGGAGGTAGCAGAGGGTAAAAGGACATGGAGGAACCTAATTTAGTGCACATTGGCACATCTCCGCGCCCCctaacccccccgcccccccgccatgGGACACAGCAGTGAATCATGCAGATTTCTTGCGCCTGTGGGGCCCTGACAGTAGGCAGTTAACTAGCCGAGGACTTCCTCCTGCAACCTTCGATGTTGCCACTTAGATACTGGCCGCCAGTCTCTCTAACTGTGATGGACTCGCGCTGGGACTTCTTTAAGATGTCTGTCCGATGACTTCACTCCTCTAATCCAGTCAGCTGATTTTCCATAGCTCCCTGTGAAGCATAAAGTTGGTATAGCCCCCTTTGGGCCCTTGCcccaacaccttttttttttttttcccccctgcctcAGTGGTATCTGTGCCTCTGCCCTCACTGGCCCTGCTCTAGCCACTGTCCCCTCAGGAGTCTCAAGGGacatttgtctccctcctgctctgagcGCTCTTTGCCTGGCTGTCACCAGGCTTTGCTCCTTCTCCTCCAAGTCTGGCTCAGATGACCTTCCTGTGGCTCCTACATGACTACCCTCCTCTCCACTTTGGACCTGCATCCTCACACTCAGGTCCATGTGACATGCTGTCTTTTTCCCACCATCACACCTTTCATGGCATGTCCTCAGCATCTTGAACCCTGCCTGACACAGACAGACTCCGGAGAAATGTATTTTCCAAGAAGTGAATTCAAGAAGAAGGATGAACAGTAAATCAGGGTCCCAGAGAAGGGGCAGTGAGGTTGGATGGCACACGTGAAGAAGCGCactggggtgtggggggttggggggggcagcaGGCCAGCAGGAAGGAGAGACGGGCAAGGCAGCAGTCTTCCCCATGGCAGTCTGCaggctctctccttccccttggcCTTCACAGCCCTATTTCTGAGGTACCTCGGGACACTGGGCAGAGAGTAGGCACTGAGCAGGCCCCTGTACTACTCCCATCCCTGCAGGACTGGCACCCATACTGTGGGGCCATGGAACCCGATCTGCATCGATCCCCTTGGTGACTGACTGCAGAGGCAACTCTGTCGAAGCCCTTTGGGTTAACTACTTCTCAGCTGGACCGGCCTCAGAGGGGTTGAAATTCTGAGGTGAACCGGAATTTGGCCAAGGGTGGTAGGCAGCACGGTCCTCCTGGGCTGCTAACACCAGCCTGTGAATCAGTAAATCCACCCCCACCACCCTGTAGGGATGTGGTGACATTTACTTGAAGGAACACCTGGAGGTGGATTATCTCCAAACTGGGTCACAGCTGGAAGGATCAGATTTCCTTAGTAGACAAAGCTTTACACGTTTTTATGTGGAATACAGAAACATTCAAGACAAAAATTATTACCCCCTGCCCCGTACATACTTAATACCAAGCTGAGTCTTAAACCTAGGGCTAGTACTAtcattggcttattttttttttaaagactttatttatttgacagagcaatgGGAGCCTcaggtagagacagagggagatgcagactccccaccgagcagggagcccgatgctgcgctctatcccaggaccctgggatcatgacgtgagccgaaggcagaggcttaacccacggagcgacccaggcacccctatctacCATTGACTTTTAGACGTAACAAAcaatccatttcatctaaattctGAATTGACTGTGCAGATGCAAAGGATGACTATGTCTCCAGGGGAAACTGGTTTATGTGCAGTTTTTCAGAGATCATAGGACCTGCTGTTCTAGAAGGAACATTAACAATTTCTAGCATGAATCACCTCTATAATAGGCTTGGCAGCATCCAGCCAtaatagcatttattgagcacatagcACAGGACAGGGCTTGTGCTGGACTCTGGGGATGTAATTCCTCAGGGAATTTACAGTGTAGGAAGggtgtgcatatgtatgtgtgtatgtatataaacaaaaactagTACATTATAATAAATGCTAATTTGGGGGCATGTGTAAGTTTAGCAATTTCTGTGGCTAAATACTCACTACTTTTGTCTCTTTGGGTTCCTCTTAGTGTTTGAAAGACCTTCCTTCTACCAAAGTAGAATCCTGTCCTACTAGTTTTTCTTTATGGTTTGTAGATCAGCCCTATCGGATCCCACAGAGCAAGTCCTTCTGCATGTTGGCCCTTAAAGTATTCGGGGTTGAGGCTGGTTTCTTGAGTTTCCTGGCTAAACATCTGCTTCTCTCTAGGAATTGGTGGGTGGGGGAGTTGTCCCTTTATCATCTTGGTCTAGCTCCTCTGACCTTTTTCTAGTGTGCCCCCCTACCGTTGAGGGGGCCAGAGTGGGTATGGCTGGGTTATGTCCCTTCTCCTCTCGCCTGTTGTCCATGTAGCTTAAGATCCCACTGTTGATCACGGACACTCGCAAGTTGGTCTCAGAACCAGCTAAGTGTACCCTTTCCACCTCATGTCTGGCTGATTTTTCAGAATCAGAGGTAAAGCTCCATGTACCCAGTTGTTACCCAGCACATTCCCCATTCCGCTGAGCTTGGCTTTAGCCATACATTTGGATCAAGCTTCTCCCTCAGTTCTTTCTTCTAACTCACGCCTTCCTTTAGCTccttgcccaccccacccccccagtgCTGTCTGGGgattttctgattcagtaggtctggggtggacACTGGGATGCTTTATTTTCACAAGCCTTCTAGATTGTTCTGATTGCAGTCCGTTTTAGTTATCACTGATAAAAGCCGTTGGTATGTTGAGTAGGTTAAGGGCAGAGCCCAATGACATGTCACTGGAAATTTCCTTGGAGATTGACACTCATTCACTTATATGTGCCCTTGGGTGTCATCAGTCAAGCAGTTTCTAATCCATCTACTTGTCATTATATCAGACTGTTTATCTGCTTCTTATTTTTGTAGAAAGACTAtatccttccctttttttctaatTACCAGTCTAGGAACTTGATTGAACCTAGTCCTTTCTTACTGAACCTGTACTAGGTCCTGGAGCACATCATTTTTTCATCTGAGAAGTCAAACCCTGTCAGTAAAGCAAGGACTAAGGTATGGTTTATCATTTCCCCCTTCTAGAAATGctttcttcacttggcttccGAGATACCCCACATTCCCAGTTTCCCTGCCTCTCAGGCAATGCCTTCTCATACTCCTTTGCCTGAGGCTTGGACCTGAGACCTCTTCTCTGTCTTCACTCAGGCCCTAGGCAATCTCATCCCATCTTGGGGCTTCACACGCCATCTGTCATGGATGACTTCCCAATTCAGATCTTTGATTGAGACCTTACTATCTCCAGAATTGTGTAGCTCGTACCTTCCCTAGCATCTCCACTTAAATGTCCCGTGGCTTCTGAAAATCCAAAACAGCACTCCTGATTCCCTCCTCAAAGCTGTTCTTCCCAAATGGTTGTAAATGACAATTCACTCCTTCTACATGCTCAGGTTTTCTTGacactcttccttctttccttctcagaCCACGTTCAGTCCACTCTGCCTTGAGAAAACGTGGGGAATCTCATTTCTTCTCATCACCTCCACTGTTATGCCCTGATCATAGCTGCTTCCACATCTTGCCTACATTCGTGCAAAGCCTTCAGTTGTTTTCCCGGCCTTGACTCTTGTTCCCCTGCTCCTACCCGAGGCACATCTCCACgaagcagccagagtgatcctttCAAAATATAAGATAGCGTGTGGCTAgtatcaaagaaacaaataacaagtattggtgaggatgtggagaaaacagaACCTTTGTGCCTTATTGGTGGGAATATagattggtgcagccactgtggaaacagtgtggagcgtccacaaaaaattaaaaatggaaatactcgATGATGTAGCAATGCCACTGCTGGTTATTTatctaagaaaacagaaaagatacaCGCagcatgttcattgcagcattatttacagtatcAAGATtctggaagcaacctaagtgtccactgacaggtgaaaggataaagatgtggtgtatatattatataatggaacattactcaacTGTAAATAAGGATGAAGTCTTAACCATTtgtgacatggatgaacctagacagtattctgctaagtgaagtaagtcagagagagagagatgcctgggtggttcagttggttaagtgtctgccttccgctcaggtcgtgatcccagggtcttgggttcgagctctacatcgggctccctgctcggcagggagattgcttcttcctttccctctccagctccccttgcttgtgctctccctctttctctctgtcaaataagtaaataaaatctaaaaaaaaaaaaaaaagccagagagagaaagacaaatggtgtatgatttatatgtggaatctaagaaaataaaacagatccTAGATACCTAGAACACATCAGTGGGTAGAAGGGTAGGAGTGGGGGAATGAGTGAGATAGGGGAAGGGCAGTAGAGACACCAACTTACAGTTATAAGttacagggatgaaaagtacagcctggggaatattgtcaataatattgtaataactttgtgtgataacagatggtaactagacttttTTGGCGATCATTTTATAATGTGTATAAATGATGAATccctatgttgtatacctgaaactactatCAAATTTAATGTcaactgtactttaaaaaaaaaaaagtcttatcacTTCTCTGCTCCAAACCTTCCAGTGCGCTCAGTGAGCTTACCGTCTCACTCCATCCCATAGATGTCGTCCCGTTACTAACCTCACTTTCCACCTTGCCTTTTCCTGCTGCTGTAGCCCCCACTGACCACAGTACTGTTTCTCCAAAATCTCAACTCCCCCCACTGCTGTCCCCCACCTGGGCCCTTTGTCCTTGCTCCTCCCCTACCTGGGATGCTGTCCCCCAGAGATCCACTTTGgcatttttcttcactttctgaTCTCTGATCAAATGTCACCTCCTGAGACTAGCAAACAAtacagtcaggatggctaaaggTGATCCCAAGAAACCAAAGGGCAAGATGTCTGCTTATGCCTTCTTCGTGCAGACATGCAGAGAGGAACACAAGAATAAAAACCCAGAGGTCCCTGTCAATTTTGCAGAATTTTCCAAGAAGTGCTCTGAGAGGTGGAAGACAATGTCTGGGAAGGAGGAATCTAAATTCGAAAAAATGGCAAAGGCAGACGAAGTACGCTACgaccaggaaatcaaagattATGGACCAGCTAAGGGAGGCAAGAAGAAGAAGGACCCTAATGCCCCCAAAAGACCACCGTCTGGATTCTTCCTGTTCTGTTCAGAATTCTGCCCCAAGATCAAATCTACAAACCCTGGTATCTCCATTGGAGATGTGGCAAAGAAGCTGGGCGAGATGTGGAATAACTTAAGTGATGGTGAGAAGCAGCCTTACAACAAGAAGGCAGCGAAGCTGAAGGAGAAGTACGAAAAGGATGTCACCGACTATAAGTCTAAAGGAAAGTTTGATGGCGCGAAGGGTCCCGCCAAAGTTGCCCGGAAAAAGGtggaagaggaagatgaagaagacgaggaggaggaagagaaggaggaggaggaggagaatgaattaaaa encodes:
- the LOC123932511 gene encoding high mobility group protein B3-like gives rise to the protein MAKGDPKKPKGKMSAYAFFVQTCREEHKNKNPEVPVNFAEFSKKCSERWKTMSGKEESKFEKMAKADEVRYDQEIKDYGPAKGGKKKKDPNAPKRPPSGFFLFCSEFCPKIKSTNPGISIGDVAKKLGEMWNNLSDGEKQPYNKKAAKLKEKYEKDVTDYKSKGKFDGAKGPAKVARKKVEEEDEEDEEEEEKEEEEENELKKTVALSPCEYLRVGSAVIDIDTPLIQGVSVALVRFNHTVGSRSYCSFSKCSRNCQWFT